From Campylobacter anatolicus, one genomic window encodes:
- the sdhE gene encoding 8-methylmenaquinol:fumarate reductase membrane anchor subunit has product MQTEFAFFPGCVLTQAAKESKMSIEAIAPILGWKLNEIPGWSCCGASQAQDVDPIATLVANARNIALAEKMKLPLLTTCSTCKLVLTRAKNTLDKGAKDRINKFLAEGGMKYEGNTEITSLLWALYENLDTLKAKVIKPLLGLKVALFYGCHSIRPEDEYNGKESSVNPKSFETVVAALGATIVPFEKRLDCCGFHASYPAVKSVQKMSSQIVNNASDNQAMCIVTPCPLCQMQLDIYQERYQDATDSKVRLPIIHLSQLVGLALGLNNEALGLDLNIIEATKLVS; this is encoded by the coding sequence ATGCAAACTGAGTTCGCCTTTTTTCCAGGATGCGTTCTAACGCAGGCCGCAAAAGAATCAAAAATGTCAATAGAAGCCATCGCTCCTATCTTGGGCTGGAAGCTAAATGAAATACCTGGCTGGAGCTGCTGTGGTGCATCTCAAGCTCAAGATGTTGATCCTATTGCAACATTAGTAGCAAATGCTAGAAACATTGCATTGGCTGAGAAGATGAAATTACCGTTGTTGACGACTTGTAGCACTTGTAAGCTCGTGCTAACTCGTGCGAAAAATACTCTTGATAAAGGGGCAAAAGATCGTATTAATAAATTTTTAGCCGAAGGCGGTATGAAATATGAAGGTAACACAGAGATAACAAGCCTACTTTGGGCATTATATGAAAATTTAGACACTTTAAAAGCAAAGGTAATAAAACCACTTTTGGGCTTAAAAGTAGCACTATTTTATGGTTGTCATAGCATACGCCCAGAAGATGAGTATAACGGTAAAGAAAGCTCGGTAAATCCAAAGAGCTTTGAAACCGTCGTAGCTGCACTTGGAGCCACTATCGTACCATTTGAAAAGCGTCTTGATTGCTGTGGTTTTCACGCAAGCTATCCAGCTGTAAAATCTGTGCAAAAAATGTCAAGTCAGATAGTAAATAACGCTAGTGATAACCAAGCTATGTGTATAGTAACGCCGTGTCCGCTTTGTCAAATGCAACTTGATATATACCAAGAGCGTTATCAAGACGCAACTGATTCAAAGGTAAGACTACCGATCATTCACCTATCTCAGTTGGTAGGACTTGCTCTTGGACTTAACAATGAAGCTTTAGGACTTGATTTAAATATTATTGAGGCTACAAAGCTTGTAAGCTAA
- the sdhB gene encoding 8-methylmenaquinol:fumarate reductase iron-sulfur subunit, whose product MKVIIDRFNGKENYKSEFNLTKEQIAGKTLLSVLLLIKQTQDITLNFTASCRSAICGACAVRVNGHSYLACDTKMEELLAEYDNPDVITISPLGNFRVISDLVVDWEPSIENLRKIRPSMKPKDEFSKEKGCKQTQEEFDKISKQWDCILCGSCASECSKLEADSSDYMQPFVFTHAYRAAADSRGKDPLIHVKPSIANGLWKCVHCMECMDRCPKGISSADDIARLRVMAMKNGLTDGSGPGHAEAFYLDLVEGDGRLNEIYLALRSESLLGVAGKTDVAFNLMMAGKMNPLHIFGGEKIEGHDELVKMIKAAQAASKE is encoded by the coding sequence ATGAAAGTCATCATAGATAGATTTAACGGAAAAGAAAACTATAAATCAGAATTTAATTTAACAAAGGAGCAAATCGCTGGTAAAACACTACTTAGTGTATTATTACTTATCAAGCAAACTCAGGATATAACGCTAAATTTCACAGCGTCTTGTCGCTCAGCGATATGTGGAGCCTGTGCTGTGCGTGTTAATGGGCACTCATATCTAGCTTGTGATACAAAGATGGAGGAGTTGCTAGCCGAGTATGATAATCCTGATGTTATCACTATCTCCCCACTTGGCAATTTTAGAGTGATTAGCGATTTAGTTGTTGATTGGGAGCCATCAATAGAGAATTTAAGAAAAATTCGCCCATCAATGAAGCCAAAAGATGAGTTTAGTAAAGAGAAAGGATGTAAGCAAACTCAAGAGGAATTTGATAAAATTTCTAAGCAGTGGGACTGTATCCTTTGTGGCTCATGTGCGTCTGAATGCTCTAAGCTTGAGGCTGATAGTAGCGATTATATGCAGCCATTTGTCTTTACTCACGCTTATCGTGCGGCGGCCGATTCACGCGGTAAAGATCCATTAATTCACGTAAAACCAAGTATTGCAAACGGACTTTGGAAGTGTGTGCACTGTATGGAGTGTATGGATAGATGCCCTAAGGGTATCAGCTCGGCCGATGATATAGCAAGATTGCGTGTTATGGCTATGAAAAATGGCCTAACTGATGGTAGTGGTCCTGGACATGCTGAGGCATTTTATCTTGACCTTGTTGAAGGTGATGGTAGGTTAAATGAAATTTATCTAGCGCTTCGCTCTGAGTCTTTGCTAGGCGTAGCTGGTAAAACAGATGTAGCATTTAACCTAATGATGGCTGGTAAGATGAATCCACTTCATATCTTTGGTGGCGAGAAGATAGAAGGACATGATGAGCTAGTTAAAATGATAAAAGCAGCCCAAGCTGCAAGTAAGGAGTAA